TTTTATATAGTAATCTCTTAGAAGTGCAATATATCCACTTGCCAATGCGGTAGCATACGAAGTTCCATTCATTTTAATTGTGCAATACTACCAGTTCCAGGGGATAATTTTATTATATTAGATTTAATAGGGGAAATTATTTACTATATTTATACTTTTTGTAAAAAAATGGAAATAAAAAAAGCTACATTCAAACTATTTGATAGTTTATGTGTAGCTTTTTTTATTTTTGTTTCTATTAAATATAAAGAATCTCGTTAATTAAATACTCTTCATTAGAGTTAAATCAAAAATATCGCAACAACAGTAGTAACAACCAACCCAATCAAAAAATGCAGGGGAAGTTGTTTAAGGGTTGTAGGATTAAGTTCCTTTTCCTTCCCACTCATTTCAAAAGTTTATTTACAACTAAAAGGGGGTGGTGCTTAACTGCACCACTTCTTTTTTTTGTCCATTAATACCGAACCAATACAGACAAGTTTATACGCTAATTAAACCATGTATGCTAGAAAGTACTTATTCAATGCTTGTATTGGTCCAATAGCAACGTCATTTTTAAAAATTTTTTCACAAAAGAATGTCTGAACTTCAAACAAACGTTGTTGAAGGGTTGTAAAAATACAACTCAAATAACAAGGTGGAACTTAAAGATGTCTGCAACTAGAAAAAATAGGATTAATAAAAAAATAAAAATTACTGTAATTTCTACAAATAAACCATCAGCAGAGGCGATACTTAATACTGCAACTTATCTTAAAACCTTATGCAAAAAAGCTTAGGTTTTTTTATAACTAATTGTAGTCCTTAAGTACCAGACCAACTTGATTGGAAAAAAATACTAAATAATAGGTAGGAAAGTATGGCTTTTTGTTTTTATTTCCATGATAATATGAAAGTGAAAGGTGGTGATATATTGTGAATATTGTGGCATGGTTAATTGTAATTGTAATAATTGGTATAATTTTTAAAATGATTAGCACTTCTAACCATAACGAAGATAAACATTCTCCTGAAGAAATCATAGAAATTGCAGAATTCGAACTTAAATTCAGGTCAGAATTTGCAAAAAATAAAATGTTACTAAAGAGTGGTAAGATAACAGATAGACAATCAATGGAATGGTCAAAAAAATTATTGGAAGAACACAGTGAAATTCAAAGAAAATACAATATAACAGAAGAAGAAATGTCTGCATACTATGAATTTGTATATTCTAAATCAAGCGTTTATCATAATTAAAATTATTTCAAATCCTTAGTAAAACTAGGGGTTTTTTTATAGTGCTTAAGTACCAGATCAACTTGATGTGGAAAAACTACTAGACTTTACATATAAATTCCGTAAAACTATGTCTGATAATGTACAGAAAGTTTTTTTAAGGTTGTAAGATTAAATTCTTACTTCCTTCTCACTATTACACCTAAAAGGGGTGGTGCTATAAGCATCACATCTTTTTTTGTATATAAGAGTATCTAATGTAATGAGTTGATACAGTACCCACTAATAAAAAACTCATTTCCGGAAACGGCTTATCTCTGCATTGATTATTTTTAGAAATAACTTAAATTAATGTGTCTGAAAGTTCATCACTTCTTGTTTAAGGGTTGTAAATCAACCTAAACAACAAGGGGAACGAATTTAGAGGGTACATACACAAATTAAATCAAATCTGAATATTATGGCTTACATGGGGTGATGCGATTATGAAAACTAAACGTATACCTAAAATAACCATAATCAAAGCAGAAAATCCGAACTACAAACAAGTAGCTGGAGCAATTGTAAAATTATCTCAATCTAATATAGATACAAAAAAAGACGCATCCTAAATGGAAACGTCTTTTTCTTTTAGTCTTATTTCGAATTCATCTACTGTATTAACTAGTTCAAGATGTTCAAATAATTGTCTATATATTCTATTTTGATTTTCAATATCTTCATTATGGATGTTGTTCAATAATGTAATTGCATTCTGAATGATTTCCCTCTATATAACCTAGATTCTTCTACCACTTTAATTAGATCATGTTTACCTTCTAAACATGCAGACAACATTTTTCGATATTCAAGTCTGTTTACGTTAGTAGACTTTGCAACATAATCATTATAAATTACATAATCATTCCAACCTTGTTCATTACAGAAATCAGTTAATCTTTTTAGATGTGATTCAATAGTTTCTTGTTCTGTTTTACCTTTGCTTTTCTTTGACTTTCTCAAATACAAAGCTTTTGGTTTACTGGATGGCTTGTAATAGCTTGTGTAAACGGCTTGTACAATTTAATTCCCCCACGGTTAAAATAAATAAAAGTATCTGTAATAAGTATATACCATAGTACTTTATTTTAGTACCCGTAATCACTTGAAAGAGCAATGCCATGTCCTAACAAGTTCATTGCCATCGACACACCTAGCGCTGGTAACCCAACTCTTAAAGCAACTGGAAGTAAAACTGCACCAATTAAAGCTACTGCAGGAGATGGCCAGAAAAACCAAGATACAACCATCATTACAATACCAATCGTCCAATAAGCAAGTGTGGCGTTTCGTATCACCTTTGTAAATGGACTGATGAGTGCCTGATGCACTCCGCTATCAGTTAATGCTTTACTCATAGAAACAATAATCGAGATAACTAAAATAGTAGAAAGTAATTCAGTTATGGCGTATATGAAACTTGAAAAAAGGATACTAACGGAACTTGAAAGTGACTCAGTTGCTACCAGGCAAAGAAGGAAAATCCCTGCGAGACAAACTAGGCTGGTGTCACGTCTAAGAATTAAAAATAAAATAATTAAACCTATAAATGCTACATAAAGCCAATGTATGGCAGTTAAATCGACATGCATGAGAATAGCCCCCTTTCGTTACATATATTGGATAACAATATATGCATTCGCCTAGATGAGGGTGAATTGGTGTTGTAAATAAAAAGCTGTTCAAAAAGGAAAATTAGTACAATATTAGACTGGTAACATATTCTCCATTGAATAAAAAAATCAAAGAAATAGTGTTTTTTATCTAGATTCTTGTCCAAACACTTTGTCTATTCATTCATAAATTGAGTAATGTATAAACTTTACAGATTGATGGAGTTGAGTATATGAATGCAGAAGACACCGTAATTACACTTTTAGGTAGCTCAGGAGGGGTAGCAAAGGCGGTAATTTCGATTTTTAATAAAGCCTACATGAACGAAAACGATCCAATACATTATTTTATAAAAAATTCAAAGATACATTTAATTGATATTAAACAAAAAGATAAAAATTATTATGAAAATATTGCTCCTAATTTAAAAAATAATATGATTCTTCATGAAATAGATTTAAATCATATTCCTTTATTTAAAAAACATCTTCAAGAAACACAAACATCAATTGTTGTTGACGTTTCTTGGGCTGATACCGCGGAAATCTTGGGTTGCTGTAATGAACTTGGAGTTAAGTATATAGACACAGCTTTAGAAAATACATTTATAGATGAAAATGAAGAGCTTTTTTCTGGATTTCAATTAATGGAACGTTTCAGAGTATTTGATGAAAAAAAACCTTCTTTTAAAAATACATCAGCGATTATTGGTTCGGGCATGAATCCAGGTGTCGTACAATGGATGGCAATCGATTTAATGAATCAATACCCTGACGAAAAACCTCTTGCATGTTATATTGTAGAGCACGATACCTCATTTTATGAAAACCCTAATTTGGCAAAAAAAAATACTGTTTATACAACATGGTCACCAGAGTGTTTTCTTGAAGAAGCGATCTCAAGCTATCCGATGTTTATGGCACAACATACTCCCATTTTTCTTGATCATGATGTGTATTCTGTTGAATTTAAAGTGACTTTAGGAGAAAAAGTATTTTACGGATCTTTAATGCCTCATGAAGAAGTTTATACATTAGGAAGTTTATTCAACGTTGAAAGTGGATTTCTTTATCGTGTTAACGAAAACACTACTAATTTGATTCGTGATAATTTAGAGGATGTAGATGTAATTTGGGATTTTGATCAAATATTACTAGATCCGTCATATGCACCTTTAATAGGTGAGGATTTAGTTGGTGTCCTTCTTGTTTATGAAGATAAAGAAAGATTTGTTTATAATGTAATGAATAATAAAGATGCATATGCAAACTATGGTATAAATGCAACTTATCTTCAAGTTGCTTGTGGAATATATGCTGGCGTTGCTAGTTTATTATTAGATTCGCTTAAAAAAGGTACCTATTATGTAGATGAGTTATTGTTAAATACGGATAGTATGTATGGATCGTACTTGAAATTTCATATGCCACATTTTGTATATGGACAGAATGAAAAAAGTGATGGGTTGCTACTACAAAGAATGAAACCTTATGAAGACAGTGATATTTAAAAAAGAGATTTTATAATTAATATATCGTAAGGAGGATTTCGAAAATGATGCACCCTGATACAGAAATTCGATATGTAAGTGACCAAGTAGGCGTTGGAGTGTTTGCAACAAAATTAATCCCTAAAGGAACCATTGTCTGGATTAAAGATGATTTGGATTTGGTTCTTACAGTGGAATATATTGAAAGTCTCGATGATGTGCGAAAAGAGTATATAGATAAATATTCCTATTTAGATACTGACGACATACATGTACTTAATTGGGATCACGCAAAATATATGAATCATAGCTTCAATCCAAATTGTGTAGATACAGCTTATGATTTTCTTTTGGCTGCGAGAGACATTAAACCTGGAGAACAATTAACAAGTGATTATGGAACGTTTGGTCAGAATGAAAAGTTTGAATGTGTCCCTGAAGAAGGAACAACAAGAACAAAAGTGACTGAAAATGACTATTTAATCTGTTATGTTGAGTGGGATCGGATTGCAATAGAAGCGTTTAAGTTTTTCAATATGGTAGAACAACCGTTAAAACATTTAATTAGTGAGGAATATCTTAATAAAGTAAATGCGGTTGCTAATGGAACAGAACCACTAGATTCTATCCTCACTTTATTTATTGATGAGGAAGAGGAAGAGGAAGAGGAAGACTCTGAATAAGATTCTTTAATTCTTGTTTTAAGGGGAATATTCTACTTCATAAAACATACTGCTACCCTTGTGTTACTATGTTAAACAAACAAAATTCAAAATCACTAATTTCATTTTATTTCTATTTAAAAAGAACAGCATTGAAATTATCTTCTTATAGTAGACAAGGGAAAAGCCTATCCTTTAAAAATTGATTGGTAGTATACAATGGTAAAAACGCACTCCGTTTATCTCTGAATACAGATGAATGAGTGTTTTTTTTTTTTTTGTCCTAAAAACTTGATTTCGATCCATCTAAATCTTTTTGAAATTCCAATATTAATCCATTTATCAATCCATTTTTATAAACCTCAAATTGCTACATTAATTTCAGATATTCCTATAGTAATGAGGACATGACTCCAAATGGGCCAAGTTCCAGGGAATTTTAATAGGGTGGTTCAATATTAACAATATATGCATTCGCCTAGTTTAAGGTGATTTGAAAGATTTGTAATATTGGCTTCTAAAAATTGTACTAAATTAGCTATATTGTTAACTCCAATAATAGAAAGAAAATTACTTAATGACGGAATAGTCAGAATTGTGTATAATGTTAATGAAATAGAAATGGTTTCCGCATTGTGGAAAAAGTTGTTATTATTTACTCGATGGGAGGGTTGAATGAATATGATTAAGATCAAAAGTGTAAGTAAATCATTTGGGCCTTTACAAGTATTAAAAGGAATTGATTTAACGATTAAAGAAAAAGAAGTGGTTGTTTTATTAGGAGCAAGTGGATCGGGAAAGAGTACCCTTTTGAGATGTTTAAACTTCTTAGAGATTAATGATAAGGGAGAAATTTATTTTGAAGGTGAATTGGTTCAACCCGGCAAAACAGATTTGAATAAAATTCGGTCGGAGGTTGGTATGGTTTTCCAACACTTCAATCTCTTTCCGCATAAAACTGTTTTAGAAAATATAATTGAAGCACCTATTCATGTTAAAGGAATGAAAAAGAGTGAAGCAAAAGAGATTGCTTATGTTTTGTTAGAGAAGGTTGGACTGACAGATAAGGCTGATGAATATCCAGAAATGTTATCAGGAGGGCAAAAACAAAGGGTTGCCATTGCACGTGCACTTGCGATGAACCCGAGGGTAATGCTGTTTGATGAGCCTACTTCAGCCTTGGATCCCGAACTTGTTGGAGAGGTTCTTCAAGTTATGAAACAGTTAGCAAGTGAAGGCATGACAATGGTTGTAGTCACTCACGAAATGGGTTTTGCTCGCGGTGTAGCAGACAGAGTTTTATTCATGGAGGAAGGTCTAATTTTAGAGGAGGGTACACCTCAACAGTTTTTTGAAAATCCACAAAATGAAAGAACAAAACAATTTCTTAATAGTATTTTATAATCTTAAAAAATGATGGAGGTAAGTGTAATGAAAAAGAATTGGCATGGTATTTTATTATCTTCAATGATAGCAGGAGTAATGTTTCTAAGTGGCTGTGGAGCAGAAAAAACCGGAAATCAAGCGAGTTCAAAAGAATTTCATTACGCGATGAGTGGATTATATAAACCATTTAACTTTAAGGAAAATGGCAAGCTTGCTGGATTTGATGTTGAAATCGGTAAAGCACTTTCAGAAAAAATGGGAATGAAAGCTGTACCAATAACAAACCCATGGGAAACAATTGTACAAGGATTATTATCCAATAAGTATGATGCGATTTTAGGGAGTATGACGATCACTGATGAACGATTAAAGGTGGTTGATTTCAGTAATCCATATTATATTTCAGGTTCTCAGATTTTTGTCGCTGATAATAATAAGGAAATCAAATCTGCTGAGGATTTAAAAGGGAAGAAAATTGGCGTTGTAAAAGCAAGCCCTTATAAAGATTTAGCGATTAAATATACTGGAAAAGAAAATGTAGTAGATTATGATAGTGATCTGACAGCTATAATGGATCTTCCAACTGGTAGACTAGATGCGGTCATTACGGATCAAATGGTTGGCTTTAGAGTTATTAAAGAAGGAAAGGCTAAGATTAAAGATGTAGGTACACCACTAACTCATGATAATCAAGCAATTGCTGTAAGGAAAGATGATAAAGAACTTGAGAAGAAAATTAATAAGGCTTTAGATGAAATTATTAAAGATGGAACTTATGAAAAAATTAGTGAAAAGTGGTTTGGTCGCAATATTCTTGAAGAAAAATAATAATAGAATGCTAGCGTAAAATAAGAGCCTAAGATTTTTTAGGACAAGATGAGGGGTGAGGTTCATCATGCATATATTGTTAAATACGTTTCATGTATTTTTAGTAGCAACTTTATTAACATTAAAATTGACAATCGTATCTACTATTTTAGGAAGTGGAATAGGACTTATTTTTGCATTTTTCAGACTCTCCCGTATTAAGGTGCTTAATTATATTGCTAATCTCTATATCACGGTCATTCGTGGGACACCGCTTATTGTTCAAATCGCAATTTTATACTTCGGACTTTCTAGTATTATTACATTTTCGCAGTTTTGGGCTGGTGCAATAGCGTTAGGTGTACATAGTGGAGCATATATTGCTGAAATCTTTCGTGGTTCAATTCAGTCAATTGACAAAGGACAATTGGAAGCTGCCCGTTCTCTTGGGATGTCCCAACCTTTAGCAATGAGAAGAATCGTGCTACCTCAAGCATTTAAAATTGCGATTCCTTCTCTTGGTAATCAGTTTATCATCGGATTAAAAGATTCTTCACTTGTAGCATATGTAGGGATGCAAGATTTATGGGGAGCTGGCCTAAGTGAGGCTGCCTCTAACTTTGAACAAATGAATACGTATATTGTAGTAGGTTTATATTATCTTGCGCTTGTACTAATTATTACGTTTGGTGTTAAAAAGCTTGAAGATTCTTTAGATGTGAGTCGTAATAAAAAACGAAAATTAAGAAAAAATAAGTCTAATGCATCATTAGAATCAATAAAGCTGTAAATTAATCTAAAAGACCTTGGAAAAACAGACGATAAACTTGTAAGATATATGTAAAAAATTACTCTCACAATTATTCATTTGCAAGTTCGAAATGAAAACAAAAAGTGCTGAGATACTCAAGTCAACGCATCTTTAAAGAATCGTACGTATATTACCAGTACGTAATGAAAGGGAATTCACCTAACCAAGCAATATTCCCAGATTTTTGAACAGACTCCCCAAGATAAGAAGTGAAGAGTCATAGGAGTTATGATCATGGTCCAATCAATTGACCGAGCTATGCTTATTATCGATATTCTAAATTCGGATGAATCCAAAAGTAATTGGCAAATCACCGAATTAGCGGAAAAAACATCTCTATCTCTTGGTACGCTTCACCGATTACTAAATGCTTTAATCCAACATGGACTTGTTGTACAAATACCTGAAACCAAGCATTACAAGTTAGGGTATAAATGGATGGAACTTGGCCTCCGTCAATTAGATCAAATGGATTTCAGATTAGTTGCAAGACCAGTAATGGAGCGTTTGGCGAAACATGTAGAGGAAAGCATCTATTTAAATATTGAAAGTGGGATAGATGGAATTGTGATTGATAAAATTGATAGTCCTTTAAAAATTAGAATTGCCGAAAATTTGGGTATCAGAATTCCACTACATATTGGTGCTCCAAATAAAACCATTCTTGCTTATATGAAAGAAAATGAAATTCAACAAGTGTTAGATCAGCTAAATCTTTCACCTAATTCAATCTCAATTTTAAAACAGCAACTAGTTGAAATCAGGCAAAATGGGTATGCAATCAGTCAAAGTGAAAAAACAGAGGATACGGCGGCTATTGCAGCACCAATAACTGGATACAACAACAAAGTACTTGCTGCTCTAAGCGTGAATGTACCAGTATTTCGTTTTACTCAGGAACGTATTCCGTTCTTGATTGAAGAAGTAAAAAAAGCAGCGGAAGAGATTTCAAAGAAAATAGGGAAGATATAGGTGATTGAATTCCCTTATAGACGCATTCCACTAACATGGGATGCGTCTATTTTTATTAAACCATACTTGATTTAGTCTATCGGAAATTACCATAAGAATCTAAATATGATTCATCTTCATCCTAATTTTCAATTCTCCCACTTAATATTTTTTCCTATTAATACCTTGTCATAAAAGCGATATCAATAGCGTAAAATTTAAAATAAAATTTCAAAATCTTTAATGTAATATTAGAAATTTTGTTTATAGTAAACAACCTATGAATGTTACTCCTTTTAGGATGTATTAATTGGTCAAATTGCTGAACTGCAGACACTTTCTGAAAAATAAGGCAGTTGATGAATGTTCATTTAAATTGATAAGAAAGGGAGAGGATAAACCATTTGAAAAACTATCAATCTAGCAATTGTCATAAATAATTCATATCTATTTCAGGAGTTAGATTATATCTTTTAAACTAATTAACTTGTTAATTTAAAAGGAGATGTAAAGATGGCAAAGGGGATTAGCAAATATTTATTAATTGCCGAGCAATTATTAGAGCATTTGGGTGGAGTGGAGAATGTTTCATCGTCCACTCATTGTATGACAAGACTACGTGTAGCATCGAAAGATCATTCAAAGGTAGACATAGAGGCGATCAAAAAGACAGAAGGGGTTCTAGGAGTTGTAGAAGAAGAAACGATTCAAATCATACTTGGACCTGGTGTTGTAAATAAAGTTGCAGCAGAGTTTGATAAACTGCTTGCAGCTGCAGATGATTTTGATCTGAATGATGCAGCTTCAAAAAACAAATCAGAGATTGATAGAAAGAATGCAAAACCTTTTAAGCTGTTTTTACGTAGAATCGCAAGTATTTTTATTCCGTTAATTCCTGCCCTTGTAGCTTCAGGATTAATAACTGGTATAACAAAAGCAATTGTTCAGGCAGAATGGCTTGCAGCAGACTCAAAATTAGCTATTATTTTAACTGTTATCGGATCGGGTCTGTTTGCTTATCTTGGAATCCTAGTCGGAATAAACGCAGCAAAGGAATTTGGTGGATCCCCCGCGCTTGGAGCATTGGCCGGTATTCTTGTCATCAACCCTGGAGTTGCAGATATCTCTTTGTTTGGGCACAATCTGGTTCCTGGGCGTGGAGGGTTAATTGGTGTTCTTTTTGCAGCAATCTTCATCGCTTTAGTTGAAAGGCAAGTAAGAAAATTTGTACCGCAATCTCTAGATATTATTCTCACACCTACTATAGCGTTATTAATTACAGGTATCTTAACATATCTTGTGTTTATGCCTGTTGGCGGTTTTGTATCGGATGCGATTACAAAAGGATTGTTAAATGTTCTTGATTTTGGAGGAGTTGTAGCTGGATTTGTACTTGGTGCAACATTCCTTCCACTAGTCGTTACCGGTCTTCATCAAGGTTTGACCCCAGTTCATCTTGAATTAATTAACTCCATTGGAGATGACCCATTACTACCAATCCTTGCGATGGGTGGAGCGGGTCAAGTAGGAGCAGCGTTTGCAATTTACTTTAAAACGAAGAAAAAAAGCTTAAAACGTGCAATCGGTGGGGGACTCCCATCAGGAATGCTTGGAATTGGTGAACCATTAATTTTTGGTGTTACGCTTCCGCTAGGACGTCCATTCTTAACGGCATGTTTAGGTGCCGGAGTTGGCGGAGCATTTCAAGCTCATTTCCATATCGCGACGATTGCAGTCGGTGTTTCAGGTCTTCCATTATCATTCTTAGTTCATACGAATCAGATTTTATTATACTTAACCGGAGTTATTATTTCTTATGTAGCTGGATTTATTTTTACTTACTTATTTGGTTTTAAAGATGAAATGGCGGGTGAATTCAAGTAAACTAAATTATCATGTCAGCAGGAGAACTAACTCACGTTGAATAAGTGATTTACTAAAAAGGATGAAATTAATTGATTTCATCCTCTTTTTATTGCCATCTACTTGTAAAAATTTATTTTTCTAAAATTACCGAATAAACTGAAAAAGATATTGACGTGACGATATTATGGTGATAGTATTTTTCTTCCAGTCAAAAAATGTTAGGAGGCGAAAAAATTGATTACCGTAGATGGTTTAAGTAAATCCTTCAAGGTTGCGAAACGTTCTTCAGGAATTAGGCAGGCAGTGAAGGGGCTTTTTTATCGTGAGCATACGATTGTTGAAGCGTTAAATGATATTTCTTTCTCTATTGAACCGGGGGAAATCGTCGGTTATATTGGTCCGAATGGCGCAGGTAAATCTACAACAATAAAAATCATGAGCGGAATATTGGTTCCAGATCAAGGGACGTGTAGCATATTGGGATACACTCCATGGAGGGAAAGAGCTTCCTATGTTAAACATATCGGTGTTGTTTTCGGGCAACGGTCTCAATTGTGGTGGGATGTACCCGTAATAGACTCGTTTGAGCTTCTTGGTGATATTTATAAAATTCCTCAAAATGAATATCAAGATAATCTTGATCTACTGATTGAAACTCTCGATTTACAAAGTCTTATTCATTCACCTGTACGACAATTAAGCTTAGGACAAAGGATGCGTTGTGAAATCGCAGCATCATTGCTACATAGTCCTAAAATTTTATTTTTAGATGAACCCACAATTGGGCTAGATGCTGTTTCAAAAATTGCGGTACGCGAGTTCATTAAAAGGATTAATAAAGAAAAAGGCGTTACCGTTATCCTTACAACACATGATATGAATGATATTGAAGCTTTAGCTGATCGGGTTATTTTAATTGGTAAAGGAAGTTTATTATTCGATGGTAACTTAAATGAATTACGAAAACATTTTGGGACTCATAAAACGATTACGGTAGATTATCGGGAGGACCACAATCCATTTAAAATTCCTGGAACTACAATGATTTCATGGTCTCCTGAACGGGCAATTTTAAGTTTAGACACGGAACAAGTTAAAATATCTGACGTGATTTCCAATTTATCCAGTAAGGTTGATCTACTTGATGTCACGATTGAAGCACAAGCAATTGAAGAAATTATCGTTGGCCTCTACAAGGAGTTCCAAATATGAAACCATATGTATCTGTACTAAAGCTAAGATTATTAAACGGGATGCAATATCGTTCAGCAGCATTGGCGGGGGTAGCAACACAGTTTTTCTGGGGATTTATGTACATCATGATTTTTGAAGCTTTTTATAATCAAACAGTACAATCTCAACCACTTTCTTTAAAAGAAATCATTACATACTTATGGTTACAACAATCCTTTTTAGCTTTCATCATGCTGTGGTTCCGCGATAATGAGCTTTTCGATCTGATTACAACTGGAAATATCGCATATGAGCTCTGTAGACCATGCGAAATCTATGGATTTTGGTATGCAAAACTTTTAGCTCAACGCTTGTCGAGTGCAATACTAAGGTGTTTCCCGATTCTACTCGTTGCATTCATATTACCTCAACCTTATAAAATGACGTTACCACCAAGTGTCTTAACCTTTGTGTTATTTTTGTTTGCCCTTATTTTTGGCTTACTTCTTCTTGTTTCAGTTTCCATGTTCATTTATATTTCAGTATTTGTGACAATGTCTCCTATAGGCTCCTTGTTACTGTTTGGAGTATTTGGTGAATTTTTCTCTGGATTAACAATTCCAATTCCATTAATGCCAGCGTGGCTTCAGACTTTTGCTTATTTCCTTCCGTTTAGGTGGACTGCTGATTTTCCGTTTCGAGTGTACTCTGGTAATATTCCTCAAAATGAAGCTTTAATCGGGATTGTCATACAAATTTTATGGTTAGTTTTACTAGTTTGGCTAGGAAGAATAGCTTTTACTAAAGCCTTACGAAGAGTCGTGGTCCAGGGAGGTTGACCTAATATGAGACTATATTTTAAATATCTACTTATTCTCTTTAAATCACAAATGGAATACCGCACATCCT
This genomic interval from Gottfriedia acidiceleris contains the following:
- a CDS encoding ABC transporter permease; the encoded protein is MKPYVSVLKLRLLNGMQYRSAALAGVATQFFWGFMYIMIFEAFYNQTVQSQPLSLKEIITYLWLQQSFLAFIMLWFRDNELFDLITTGNIAYELCRPCEIYGFWYAKLLAQRLSSAILRCFPILLVAFILPQPYKMTLPPSVLTFVLFLFALIFGLLLLVSVSMFIYISVFVTMSPIGSLLLFGVFGEFFSGLTIPIPLMPAWLQTFAYFLPFRWTADFPFRVYSGNIPQNEALIGIVIQILWLVLLVWLGRIAFTKALRRVVVQGG